The following are from one region of the Rosistilla carotiformis genome:
- a CDS encoding putative monovalent cation/H+ antiporter subunit A, which produces MLLWLLVILLAASLAGGVNRVIGSGGGWALALFPSGVFACLMKQGPLVLNQQNLSSSIEWVPALNLAISMRLDGLSLIFGLLITGIGALVLIYAGAYLNGDDRLGRLWMFLLLFMAAMLGLVLADNLLTLFIFWELTSITSYLLIGFNSERSESRASALQALLVTGGGGLVLLPGLILLGGVGESFEISTLLENSEQIRQHAFYVPILIMILVGAFTKSAQFPFHFWLPNAMAAPTPISAYLHSATMVKAGIYLIARLHPILGGTAEWFWMIAPVGTITMILGAAMALRATDLKQILAYATISVLGTLTMLLGIGTEATLIAALVILVAHAFYKGGLFMVAGAIDHAIHQRDVRELGGLRLTMPATFAAALLGGISMAGVMPTFGFIAKETWYEAVGGDVAGIGFLAASVLSNIGLVAAVGLVCIKPFFGSRTDATQAAHEGSLAMWGPPVALGTTGLALGLMSTQFSGLLTAGSSAIAGSVVPVNLALWHGVNVTLLLSLLTLAGGLTLFAQRHRLEGVFKSADRFIQYGPAWGYGWLLKSVTQFARWQTAILQNGYLRFYLLTMVGLTVFSVWMALSGEVRSHLKPMPLDFRIHELLLAGLILVAAVVAVRAKTWLLAVGSLGVVGYSVAGIFVLFGAPDLAMTQFVIETLTVILFVMAFSRLPDFRRLTSAGTRARDAVIAVVAGATITVLLLFAMTVRTDHPISDYYTTNSVSQAHGRNVVNVILVDFRALDTLGEITVLSIAAIGVYSLLMLRPPKRIALGNEANNVANSSCPISTQSED; this is translated from the coding sequence ATGCTTTTGTGGCTGTTGGTTATCCTGCTCGCAGCGAGTCTTGCGGGTGGAGTGAATCGCGTCATCGGATCTGGCGGTGGATGGGCCCTCGCTCTGTTTCCGTCCGGTGTATTTGCGTGCCTGATGAAACAGGGGCCGTTGGTGCTAAACCAGCAGAATCTGTCGTCATCTATCGAATGGGTCCCGGCACTCAATCTTGCGATCTCGATGCGGCTGGATGGACTAAGTTTAATATTCGGGCTGCTGATAACAGGCATAGGCGCGTTGGTTCTGATCTATGCCGGAGCCTACTTAAATGGTGACGATCGGCTCGGTCGGTTGTGGATGTTCTTGCTGCTGTTTATGGCAGCCATGTTGGGACTTGTGTTGGCTGATAACCTGCTGACGCTCTTCATTTTTTGGGAATTGACCAGCATCACGTCGTACCTGCTGATCGGTTTCAACAGCGAACGTTCCGAATCGCGTGCTTCCGCCTTGCAGGCGTTACTTGTGACGGGCGGTGGCGGATTGGTGCTGTTGCCGGGGCTGATTTTGCTGGGAGGCGTGGGAGAGTCGTTCGAGATCTCCACGCTGCTTGAGAACAGCGAACAAATCCGTCAGCACGCGTTCTATGTTCCGATCCTGATCATGATTCTGGTCGGAGCGTTCACGAAGTCGGCTCAATTTCCGTTTCACTTCTGGCTGCCCAACGCGATGGCCGCTCCCACTCCGATCAGTGCGTATTTGCATTCGGCCACGATGGTGAAAGCGGGCATTTATCTCATCGCACGGCTGCACCCAATTTTGGGTGGGACAGCGGAGTGGTTCTGGATGATCGCTCCAGTTGGCACGATCACAATGATACTTGGCGCGGCGATGGCGTTGCGGGCGACCGATCTTAAACAGATTCTGGCTTACGCCACCATCAGTGTGTTGGGAACGCTGACCATGCTGCTGGGCATTGGAACCGAAGCCACGTTGATCGCCGCGTTGGTGATACTGGTCGCGCATGCATTCTACAAAGGCGGATTGTTTATGGTGGCCGGAGCCATCGACCACGCAATTCATCAACGCGATGTCCGTGAACTGGGCGGATTGCGTTTGACAATGCCCGCCACGTTTGCTGCGGCGTTGCTTGGCGGTATATCGATGGCGGGAGTCATGCCGACGTTTGGATTCATCGCAAAGGAGACATGGTACGAAGCGGTTGGAGGAGACGTCGCTGGCATCGGTTTCCTGGCGGCATCGGTCCTCTCCAACATCGGATTGGTAGCGGCCGTGGGGCTGGTTTGCATCAAACCGTTTTTCGGAAGTCGAACCGACGCGACGCAAGCAGCGCACGAAGGAAGTCTGGCGATGTGGGGACCGCCTGTTGCACTAGGCACGACGGGATTGGCATTAGGGTTGATGTCGACGCAGTTCAGCGGATTGCTGACCGCCGGAAGTAGTGCAATTGCGGGAAGCGTTGTGCCGGTGAACTTAGCGTTGTGGCACGGCGTCAACGTGACCTTGCTGTTATCGCTTCTGACCTTAGCCGGTGGGCTGACGTTATTTGCACAACGGCATCGGCTGGAGGGCGTTTTCAAATCGGCCGATCGCTTCATCCAATATGGACCGGCGTGGGGGTACGGTTGGCTGTTGAAATCTGTCACGCAGTTTGCACGCTGGCAGACCGCCATTCTGCAAAACGGTTACTTGCGATTCTATTTGCTCACAATGGTCGGACTCACTGTATTCAGTGTTTGGATGGCGCTGTCAGGCGAAGTGCGATCGCACCTGAAACCGATGCCACTGGACTTTCGAATCCACGAGCTGCTGTTGGCGGGCTTGATTCTGGTGGCTGCGGTGGTGGCGGTTCGCGCGAAAACATGGCTGCTGGCGGTGGGATCGCTTGGAGTTGTCGGATACTCGGTCGCAGGCATCTTCGTATTGTTTGGGGCCCCGGACCTAGCGATGACGCAGTTTGTTATCGAAACCCTGACGGTCATCCTGTTCGTGATGGCGTTTTCACGACTGCCAGACTTCCGTCGTTTGACGTCCGCCGGCACACGTGCCCGCGACGCAGTGATTGCCGTTGTTGCCGGAGCGACGATCACGGTGCTATTGCTGTTCGCGATGACCGTTCGCACCGACCATCCGATATCCGATTACTACACGACGAACAGCGTTAGCCAAGCCCATGGTCGCAACGTGGTGAATGTGATCCTTGTCGACTTCCGAGCCTTGGACACGTTGGGGGAGATCACGGTTCTCTCGATCGCGGCGATTGGCGTCTATTCGCTGTTGATGCTGCGACCTCCAAAACGAATTGCCCTCGGCAACGAAGCCAACAATGTGGCAAACAGTTCGTGCCCGATTTCAACGCAGTCGGAGGATTGA
- a CDS encoding Na+/H+ antiporter subunit B yields MDSVILKTAIRFLMPLILLSSVFLFLRGHNEPGGGFVGGLMASGAIALYAITHSAAAARQVVRVPHRILIGSGLLMSLCSGLLPLLLGRPFLTGMWTTITTTGFGKIHLGTPLLFDLGVFCVVTGVTLVFVFSLLEE; encoded by the coding sequence ATGGATTCGGTGATTCTGAAAACGGCGATTCGATTCCTGATGCCACTGATTCTGCTGTCGTCGGTGTTTCTGTTCTTGCGCGGACACAACGAACCGGGGGGCGGTTTTGTCGGGGGCCTGATGGCCAGCGGCGCGATCGCATTGTACGCGATCACTCACAGTGCGGCCGCCGCTCGACAAGTGGTGCGTGTGCCGCACCGCATACTGATCGGTTCGGGATTGTTGATGTCGCTCTGTAGTGGGCTGCTACCACTGCTTTTGGGCCGTCCTTTCCTCACCGGTATGTGGACCACGATCACGACGACGGGATTCGGAAAAATCCATCTCGGTACACCGCTGCTGTTCGACCTCGGTGTCTTCTGCGTAGTCACCGGTGTCACCCTCGTTTTCGTTTTTTCACTTCTCGAAGAATAG
- a CDS encoding Na+/H+ antiporter subunit C: MDIVLAITVGGLYAAGIYMMLRRSVVKLLIGLGLLSHAANLLIFTAGGVVRGRAPVVPSGEMQPLAEVADQLPQALILTAIVISFAVLAFALVLVYRTYQTLETDDLDQLKATDK, from the coding sequence ATGGATATTGTCTTGGCGATCACCGTCGGCGGTCTGTATGCCGCAGGGATCTATATGATGTTGCGTCGCAGCGTCGTAAAGTTGCTGATTGGGCTCGGCTTGCTGAGCCACGCGGCGAACCTGCTGATATTCACTGCCGGTGGCGTCGTGCGTGGTCGCGCGCCGGTGGTTCCATCCGGAGAAATGCAACCTCTGGCGGAGGTCGCCGACCAGCTGCCTCAAGCGTTGATCCTGACCGCCATCGTGATCAGCTTTGCAGTGCTGGCGTTTGCGTTGGTTCTCGTCTATCGAACCTATCAAACCTTAGAAACCGATGATCTAGACCAACTCAAGGCGACCGACAAATGA
- a CDS encoding Na+/H+ antiporter subunit D, giving the protein MNAQVAVIAPIALPLATMAILLFAWKSIATQKIIGLIGSTLLAVSAAILLCLVDRHEILVLQVGNWPAPFGITLVADRLSSIMVMLAGLMGFSVSVYSLASIDASRVSYGFYPLMQLLLMGVCGAFLTGDLFNLYVWFEVMLIASFVLLTLGGERGQLEGAIKYVTLNLISSAVFLAAIGVIYAATGTLNMADLALKLRSFPDEGIVSVLAMLFLIAFGTKAAVFPLFFWLPASYHTPPVAVSAIFAGLLTKVGVYSLIRAFTLLFVTDLEFTHFLLLLIAGMTMVTGVLGAMAQNEIRRILSFHIVSQIGYMLMGLALFTPLALAGSIFYIIHHIVVKTNLFLISGLVERRFDSGQLKDVGGLYRSAPMLATLFFLSAMSLAGVPPLSGFFAKLTLIQGGLEAEGYAIVAVALVVSLLTLFSMTKIWAEVFWKPAPEEAVTAAYGLDDSTSVRASLFGPILLLATITVGIGALAGPVMNVSIATAKQLLDQDAYIEAVLPDHHLTASRPGPIVPVAGNSNASEQRIEPQELRPRPRGVTSQ; this is encoded by the coding sequence ATGAATGCTCAGGTTGCCGTGATCGCACCGATCGCTCTACCACTTGCCACGATGGCGATACTGTTGTTTGCGTGGAAGTCCATCGCGACTCAGAAAATCATCGGCTTGATCGGTTCGACGTTGCTTGCAGTGTCGGCCGCGATACTGTTGTGCCTGGTTGACCGCCATGAGATCCTCGTCTTGCAAGTGGGAAATTGGCCGGCCCCCTTTGGCATCACGCTGGTCGCGGATCGATTGAGCTCGATCATGGTAATGTTGGCGGGGCTGATGGGGTTTTCGGTGTCGGTCTATTCGTTGGCGTCGATCGATGCGAGTCGCGTGAGTTACGGATTCTATCCGCTGATGCAGTTATTGCTGATGGGTGTGTGCGGCGCATTCCTAACAGGCGATCTGTTTAACCTGTATGTGTGGTTTGAAGTCATGCTGATTGCGTCGTTTGTCCTGCTGACACTTGGCGGCGAACGAGGACAACTGGAAGGTGCAATCAAGTATGTCACGTTGAATTTGATTTCTTCTGCGGTGTTTCTAGCGGCAATCGGAGTGATCTATGCAGCCACTGGAACGCTGAACATGGCCGACCTCGCACTGAAGTTGCGGAGCTTTCCCGATGAAGGGATCGTATCCGTGTTGGCGATGCTGTTTTTGATCGCGTTTGGAACCAAAGCCGCCGTGTTCCCTCTCTTCTTCTGGCTCCCCGCGTCGTACCACACGCCTCCGGTCGCCGTTTCCGCAATCTTTGCGGGGCTGCTGACGAAGGTCGGCGTCTATTCGTTGATTCGCGCGTTTACGCTATTGTTCGTCACAGATCTGGAATTCACTCACTTCCTACTGTTGCTAATCGCCGGCATGACCATGGTGACCGGGGTGTTAGGCGCGATGGCTCAAAACGAGATTCGCCGCATCCTATCGTTTCATATTGTGAGTCAGATCGGATACATGTTGATGGGGCTGGCGTTGTTCACGCCGCTGGCCCTCGCCGGTTCGATCTTCTATATCATTCATCACATCGTCGTCAAAACGAATCTGTTTTTGATTAGCGGTCTTGTTGAACGGCGTTTCGATAGCGGGCAACTGAAAGATGTCGGCGGCCTTTACCGTTCCGCTCCCATGTTGGCGACGCTGTTCTTTCTCTCCGCCATGTCGCTGGCGGGAGTGCCGCCACTTTCGGGCTTCTTCGCAAAACTAACGTTGATCCAAGGCGGACTTGAAGCGGAAGGTTACGCCATCGTTGCCGTGGCACTTGTCGTGAGTCTACTGACACTGTTCTCGATGACAAAAATTTGGGCCGAAGTGTTTTGGAAACCGGCACCCGAAGAAGCGGTGACTGCCGCGTACGGTCTCGATGATTCAACCTCGGTTCGAGCGAGCTTGTTCGGTCCGATACTCCTGCTCGCAACGATCACCGTAGGAATCGGTGCACTAGCCGGACCGGTGATGAATGTTTCCATTGCCACCGCCAAACAACTGCTGGACCAAGATGCTTACATCGAAGCGGTGCTGCCGGACCATCATCTGACCGCTAGCCGACCGGGCCCGATTGTCCCGGTTGCAGGGAACTCAAACGCCTCTGAACAACGCATTGAGCCGCAAGAACTTCGACCACGCCCTCGCGGAGTGACATCGCAATGA
- a CDS encoding Na+/H+ antiporter subunit E has translation MIYFFFNIFLALVWALANGQISLSNLGIGFLLGYAVLWFSKPLLGPTRYFRRLPVALRFVVFFFWQLVLSNLRVAYDVITPPLYMRPGIVAVPLDAKTDQEITLLANLITLTPGTLSLNLSEDRSTLYVHAMFVDSPESVRDSIKNGFERRLLELIR, from the coding sequence ATGATTTACTTCTTTTTCAACATCTTCCTGGCACTGGTCTGGGCTCTGGCAAACGGACAAATTTCGTTGTCGAACCTAGGGATTGGCTTTCTCCTCGGGTACGCGGTCCTGTGGTTTTCCAAACCGTTGTTGGGACCGACTCGCTATTTCCGACGCTTGCCCGTCGCTTTGCGGTTTGTTGTTTTCTTCTTCTGGCAACTGGTGCTATCCAATCTCCGTGTCGCCTACGATGTCATCACACCTCCGCTTTACATGCGACCGGGAATTGTGGCGGTTCCATTGGACGCAAAGACCGATCAGGAAATCACGCTCCTGGCCAATTTGATCACGCTGACACCGGGCACGTTGAGTCTCAATTTGTCCGAAGACCGAAGCACTCTGTATGTGCATGCGATGTTCGTCGACAGCCCCGAAAGTGTCCGGGACAGCATCAAGAACGGTTTCGAACGACGACTACTGGAGTTGATCCGATGA
- a CDS encoding monovalent cation/H+ antiporter complex subunit F: MMLDCLVNFGSVAAPVLATTAWVALTAQVSMVVLVIALCLAFLRLVLGPSMPDRVVAIDLVAVLLVGLIAVSAVETGEVIFLRVAMVVALFNFIGTIGFCWYLQRGPRQ; encoded by the coding sequence ATGATGCTCGACTGCCTTGTGAACTTCGGATCCGTCGCCGCCCCGGTGTTGGCAACGACAGCTTGGGTCGCCTTAACAGCTCAGGTTTCGATGGTGGTGCTGGTGATTGCGCTCTGCCTCGCGTTTCTACGGCTGGTCCTGGGGCCGTCGATGCCCGATCGCGTTGTCGCAATCGATCTGGTTGCTGTGCTGTTGGTCGGCCTGATCGCCGTGAGTGCCGTGGAAACCGGGGAAGTGATTTTCCTGCGGGTCGCCATGGTGGTTGCACTGTTTAATTTCATCGGCACGATCGGCTTCTGCTGGTACTTGCAACGAGGGCCTCGCCAATGA
- the mnhG gene encoding monovalent cation/H(+) antiporter subunit G → MNDYVTIILLITGTAFSLLASIAIVRMPDLYTRMHGATKCATLGVGCTILAAAVRFENMETATVAVLIIGFLFLTAPVAAHMIGHAAHCLQVPKWSGTVVDETPPADVHEEPEST, encoded by the coding sequence ATGAACGATTACGTGACGATTATTCTGCTCATCACCGGCACGGCCTTCTCGCTGCTGGCTTCGATTGCCATCGTGCGCATGCCCGATCTCTATACGCGGATGCACGGGGCCACGAAATGTGCGACCCTCGGTGTTGGTTGCACCATTCTCGCTGCTGCCGTGCGATTCGAGAACATGGAAACGGCAACGGTTGCGGTATTGATCATCGGGTTCCTATTTCTGACGGCACCGGTGGCTGCTCACATGATCGGTCACGCCGCCCATTGTCTGCAGGTCCCAAAATGGAGCGGCACGGTCGTCGATGAAACACCGCCCGCGGATGTTCACGAGGAACCAGAAAGCACCTAG
- a CDS encoding sulfatase-like hydrolase/transferase, with protein MKYLIACCVTFTLALATTPVFAESVPTPKGIVFVLVDDIGYGDIDVLYPSVLETPNIDALYRESLRLTDFHVGSTCAPSRGSIMTGRAINAGGVWHTIAGRELLRENEQTMAEVFRANGWRTAIFGKWHLGDGYPYSPRFRGFDLAVVHGGGGVGQGPDYWMNDYYSDVDFDGKPTAADVYWENGKTFEADKFCTDYWFDRSKEFIKQSVAEGKRFFCYLPTNAAHSPFNAPHGFKKGFDGLIENVDENMGRMDEFLAAEGIQDDVLVIFSTDNGTTGSRLGGLRQRKGSHYDGGHNVPCFWRWKKGGIGGSSESARDVASLTAGMDLLPTFMDLWGLKRPDGGLPLHGISLKEMLLSDDYTPQQRTLIIDTQREADLVKWRRACVLRDEVEEGKITHKWRLIQGKPKSKQELYDFLVDRDTNDNIIEGNDATVASLAASYDAWWDDVSAGWEAFPPFVVDDRKEPELTLYAHSWIGTSMTPWNQSHIVQGAAGTGTHSIRFDSSGRYQIELRRWPREDGGAIAGKSSTGAGKVIPATKARVALGKVGEATKAINPQDDAVVFEMEVPAGEATTLTTALLDDDDKVLNGAFYVYIKKTADDGDKK; from the coding sequence ATGAAATATCTAATTGCATGTTGTGTCACCTTCACGCTGGCGCTGGCGACGACGCCGGTGTTTGCGGAATCGGTCCCCACGCCCAAGGGAATCGTTTTTGTTCTGGTCGACGATATCGGTTACGGCGACATCGACGTGCTGTATCCGAGCGTTCTCGAAACACCGAACATCGACGCGCTTTATCGGGAGAGTCTCCGGTTGACCGATTTCCACGTCGGCAGCACGTGCGCCCCGTCGCGCGGCTCGATCATGACTGGCCGGGCGATCAATGCCGGTGGCGTCTGGCACACGATCGCCGGGCGGGAGCTGCTGCGCGAGAACGAACAGACGATGGCGGAGGTGTTTCGCGCCAACGGCTGGCGGACGGCGATCTTTGGAAAATGGCACCTCGGCGACGGCTATCCCTATTCACCTCGCTTCCGCGGCTTTGATCTGGCGGTCGTCCACGGCGGCGGTGGCGTCGGGCAAGGGCCGGACTATTGGATGAACGACTATTACAGCGACGTCGACTTCGATGGCAAACCGACTGCGGCGGACGTCTATTGGGAGAACGGCAAGACGTTCGAGGCCGATAAGTTTTGCACCGACTACTGGTTCGACCGCTCGAAGGAATTCATCAAACAATCGGTCGCCGAAGGCAAACGCTTCTTCTGCTACCTGCCGACCAACGCCGCTCACAGTCCCTTCAACGCGCCGCACGGTTTTAAGAAGGGCTTTGATGGGCTGATCGAAAACGTCGACGAAAACATGGGGCGGATGGACGAGTTCCTCGCCGCCGAGGGGATTCAAGACGATGTGTTGGTGATCTTCAGTACGGACAACGGGACAACGGGGAGCCGCCTGGGCGGACTGCGTCAGCGCAAGGGAAGTCACTACGACGGCGGGCACAACGTTCCGTGCTTCTGGCGGTGGAAGAAAGGCGGCATCGGCGGTTCGTCCGAATCGGCTCGCGATGTCGCGTCGCTGACAGCCGGAATGGATCTGTTGCCAACATTCATGGATCTATGGGGATTGAAGCGTCCCGATGGTGGGCTGCCGCTGCACGGCATCAGCCTCAAGGAGATGCTGCTGAGCGACGACTACACGCCACAACAACGAACGCTGATCATCGACACGCAGCGAGAAGCCGACCTGGTGAAGTGGCGCCGGGCGTGCGTGTTGCGCGACGAAGTCGAAGAGGGCAAGATCACGCACAAGTGGCGACTGATTCAAGGGAAACCGAAGTCGAAGCAGGAGCTTTACGATTTTCTTGTCGATCGCGATACCAACGACAACATCATCGAGGGGAATGATGCCACTGTCGCTTCGCTTGCCGCGAGTTACGACGCTTGGTGGGACGACGTTTCGGCAGGTTGGGAAGCCTTCCCGCCGTTTGTCGTCGACGATCGGAAGGAACCCGAACTGACGTTGTACGCACACAGTTGGATCGGCACTTCGATGACGCCTTGGAACCAGAGCCACATCGTGCAAGGAGCCGCCGGAACGGGGACCCATTCGATCCGTTTTGATTCCTCCGGTCGCTACCAAATTGAACTACGCCGTTGGCCTCGCGAAGATGGCGGTGCGATCGCTGGAAAAAGTTCGACCGGCGCAGGGAAGGTGATTCCGGCAACCAAGGCGCGCGTCGCATTGGGTAAAGTTGGTGAAGCGACCAAAGCAATCAACCCGCAAGACGATGCAGTCGTCTTCGAGATGGAAGTCCCCGCCGGCGAAGCGACGACGCTGACGACTGCGCTGTTGGATGATGACGACAAGGTCCTCAACGGAGCCTTTTACGTCTACATCAAGAAGACGGCTGACGACGGCGATAAAAAGTAG
- a CDS encoding sulfatase codes for MRMILIPALLLLLTPAVRSATAADPASQPNVLFLSIDDLNDWTGAMGGNVQAKTPNLDKLCRQGILFTNAHCSQAVCTASRNSILSGLHPSTTGWYSSTAMMRRTYDQVMGDHKMLPQHFKDNGYETLAVGKVFHQGVSDYRERTDDFWNVTGPNYKISKKLRARGEGYGGTKFYPFPKNGSQIIDRYGKKYADGNSLCYGALDRDDMPDGKMYDELIAEWAVDQLQQKHDKPFFMAVGFVRPHVPYTAPKEFFDLYDLDEIIVPEVPDDEMADIPMMGKSIAYGTLRSGDHHAVVNLSDTYWRELVYGYLACVSFVDAQAGKVLDALANSPYADNTIVVLWSDHGQHLGEKKHWRKQALWEEATRVPLAFKVPGVSKPGTQSAEAVSLLDLYPTLVDLCGLPAAPALDGESLLPLIRDPSQTRAHPVLINWYYGNYAVRSDDWRYIRYRDGSEELYDHRSDAAERTNLIGKEGFAEIVDQHRRWIPKEDKLPAGSDSWKGDALDRRIEKWRADDSVRAWLQ; via the coding sequence ATGCGTATGATTCTGATCCCGGCGCTCTTGCTGTTGTTAACGCCAGCGGTTCGCAGTGCAACTGCAGCCGACCCCGCTTCCCAACCGAACGTGTTGTTCCTTTCGATCGACGACTTAAACGATTGGACCGGAGCGATGGGAGGCAATGTCCAGGCGAAGACGCCCAACTTGGATAAGCTCTGCCGCCAAGGAATCCTGTTCACTAACGCGCACTGCTCTCAAGCGGTCTGCACCGCCTCGAGGAACTCGATCTTAAGTGGCCTGCATCCGAGCACCACCGGTTGGTACAGCTCCACCGCGATGATGCGGCGGACTTACGATCAGGTGATGGGGGATCACAAGATGCTGCCGCAACACTTCAAGGACAACGGCTACGAAACGCTTGCTGTCGGCAAGGTGTTTCATCAAGGCGTCTCGGATTACCGCGAGCGGACCGATGACTTTTGGAACGTCACCGGCCCAAACTACAAGATCTCCAAGAAATTGCGAGCTCGCGGCGAGGGGTACGGCGGAACGAAGTTTTATCCCTTTCCAAAAAACGGCAGCCAGATCATCGATCGTTACGGCAAGAAGTACGCTGACGGCAACTCCTTGTGCTACGGAGCCCTCGATCGCGACGACATGCCCGATGGCAAGATGTACGACGAATTGATCGCCGAATGGGCCGTCGACCAATTGCAGCAAAAGCACGACAAGCCCTTCTTCATGGCGGTTGGATTTGTCCGCCCCCACGTTCCCTACACCGCTCCTAAAGAGTTCTTCGATCTTTACGATCTCGACGAGATCATCGTTCCCGAAGTCCCCGACGATGAGATGGCGGACATCCCGATGATGGGGAAATCGATCGCTTACGGCACGCTGCGTTCGGGAGATCACCACGCGGTTGTGAACCTAAGCGACACCTATTGGCGCGAATTGGTCTACGGATATTTGGCCTGCGTTTCGTTTGTCGACGCCCAAGCGGGCAAAGTGCTGGATGCGTTGGCGAATAGCCCGTATGCCGACAACACGATTGTCGTGTTGTGGTCCGACCACGGGCAACATCTGGGCGAAAAGAAGCACTGGCGGAAACAGGCGTTGTGGGAGGAGGCGACTCGCGTGCCCCTGGCCTTCAAGGTTCCCGGCGTTTCGAAACCGGGGACACAATCCGCCGAAGCGGTCAGTCTGTTGGATCTCTACCCGACGCTTGTCGACCTTTGCGGGCTTCCCGCCGCGCCGGCGTTGGATGGTGAGAGCCTGTTGCCGTTGATTCGCGATCCGAGTCAAACGCGAGCGCACCCGGTGTTGATCAATTGGTATTACGGGAACTATGCGGTTCGCAGCGACGACTGGCGTTACATCCGCTACCGCGACGGCAGCGAAGAGCTTTACGACCATCGCAGCGATGCCGCCGAACGGACGAACCTGATCGGAAAAGAGGGCTTCGCGGAGATCGTCGACCAGCACCGCCGCTGGATTCCCAAAGAAGACAAACTGCCCGCCGGTAGCGACAGCTGGAAAGGGGACGCTTTAGATCGTCGGATCGAAAAATGGCGAGCCGATGACTCGGTCCGCGCCTGGCTGCAATAG
- a CDS encoding ECF-type sigma factor: MNSDVTNILEAIDSGDQQATEQLLPIVYQELRRLAASRMTREKAGHTLQPTALVHEAFMRLVGGADRQKWSGREHFFAAAAESMRRILIESARRRNAEKRGGGMVRADLGENDAAVCPQDDETLLALNEALIKLQDHDARLAKLVELRYFTGMTIDETANVLGVSSRTVKRNWTYARAWLRNQMDAE; this comes from the coding sequence ATGAACAGCGACGTCACGAACATTTTGGAAGCGATCGACAGCGGAGATCAGCAGGCAACGGAGCAGTTGTTGCCGATCGTCTATCAGGAACTGCGTCGCTTGGCGGCGAGCCGGATGACGCGTGAGAAGGCGGGGCACACGCTGCAACCGACGGCATTGGTCCACGAAGCCTTCATGCGGTTAGTCGGCGGGGCCGACCGGCAGAAGTGGAGCGGTCGAGAGCACTTCTTTGCCGCCGCTGCCGAATCGATGCGACGGATCTTGATCGAAAGCGCTCGCCGGCGCAACGCGGAGAAGCGGGGTGGCGGGATGGTGAGAGCCGACCTGGGCGAAAACGACGCCGCGGTTTGCCCTCAGGACGACGAAACGCTGCTGGCGCTCAACGAAGCGTTGATAAAATTGCAAGATCACGATGCTCGGTTGGCCAAGCTGGTCGAGCTGCGCTATTTCACGGGGATGACGATCGACGAAACCGCCAACGTTTTGGGCGTTTCGTCGCGAACCGTCAAGCGAAATTGGACCTACGCCCGAGCCTGGCTTCGCAATCAAATGGACGCGGAATAG